Proteins from one Candidatus Margulisiibacteriota bacterium genomic window:
- a CDS encoding ATP-binding protein: protein MLSNLTIISIFTEIFTAGILLSGALTFIRVFLLGRRSKDLAFALTLLFFFLYVALGIFSQLMFDLGWGAPELIPVQRWVYTSLALCAFALWLFIVEKFALRWGHLVTLLLLFFTGGLIFQVFDSTVNLAYREDVIEPLVYFSNLVSVKPFFAFVWAFLAGLSFWSAFRSAGGRRVLSVYSGLAALLVLATFPLSVAYGRYGEAGYLLAFWIVTMIAALALILAELIPPESPEAAAPLRFLRTRILFKLMLIFVLLIIILFEATTVATINISKSALSKSIQAAYLKSAAEIAAKIGASDAEPSPDALHNILARTAPPEMAEAFVIDRTGAVIAHPDRKVALQRQSMLANEAVGRLLAGKEGVAEFRNELGAKVVGAFVPVRRFGWGVVVQQPIETAYFEMRRLETNSLLFVIAGILLTALTGIFFARSIERPIMELIRGTEAVSRGELGYKIAVDSNDEIGKLATAFNQMTRDLRDSQERLILSEKLASLGTMAAGMAHEIKNPLVSLRTFTQLLQQKWDDKEFREKFSAIIPTEIERINRIAESLLKFGRPMKPELTKVDVNSLLEEVLLLFESECKKHDVSVTKKLAELPEISGDAGQLSQAFVNIIKNAIEAMDKGGELIVKTDIGEVIKLGKIRGRQGVQKGDEIVWGEEEDLGKPIPVVFIEITDTGEGISEQNLKSLFDPFFTTKMTGTGMGLPITLRIIEEHKGSVKVRSRGGKGTTFIITLPQKL from the coding sequence ATGCTTTCCAACCTGACGATCATCAGTATCTTTACGGAGATCTTCACGGCCGGGATCCTCCTGTCCGGGGCGCTGACGTTTATCCGCGTGTTTTTGCTGGGGCGCCGCTCCAAAGACCTGGCTTTTGCGCTGACGCTCCTGTTCTTTTTCCTGTACGTCGCCCTGGGGATATTTTCCCAGCTGATGTTCGACCTGGGGTGGGGGGCGCCGGAGCTGATCCCGGTCCAACGCTGGGTCTATACCAGCCTGGCGCTCTGCGCTTTTGCCCTCTGGCTGTTTATCGTCGAGAAGTTCGCGCTCCGCTGGGGGCACCTGGTCACGCTCTTGCTCCTCTTTTTCACCGGCGGCCTGATCTTCCAGGTCTTCGATTCGACCGTTAACCTCGCTTACCGGGAAGACGTTATTGAGCCGCTGGTCTATTTTTCCAACCTGGTTTCCGTCAAACCGTTCTTTGCCTTTGTCTGGGCCTTTCTGGCCGGCCTGTCTTTCTGGTCGGCTTTCCGGTCGGCCGGCGGCCGGCGCGTCTTATCGGTCTATTCCGGTTTGGCCGCCTTGCTGGTCCTGGCGACGTTCCCGCTGTCGGTCGCTTACGGCCGTTACGGCGAGGCGGGGTACCTGCTGGCGTTTTGGATCGTGACCATGATTGCCGCCCTGGCCCTGATCCTGGCCGAATTGATCCCGCCCGAATCGCCCGAGGCGGCCGCGCCGCTCCGCTTCCTGCGCACGCGGATCCTCTTCAAGTTGATGCTGATCTTTGTCCTGCTGATCATCATCCTGTTCGAGGCGACGACCGTGGCCACGATCAACATCAGCAAGAGCGCCCTCTCCAAGAGCATCCAGGCGGCCTACCTGAAGAGCGCGGCGGAGATCGCCGCCAAGATCGGCGCCAGCGACGCGGAACCGTCGCCCGACGCGCTGCATAATATCCTGGCCCGGACCGCCCCGCCGGAAATGGCGGAAGCGTTCGTGATCGACCGGACCGGCGCGGTCATCGCCCATCCTGACCGCAAGGTGGCGCTGCAGCGCCAATCGATGCTGGCCAATGAAGCGGTCGGCCGGCTGCTGGCCGGCAAAGAGGGGGTCGCGGAGTTCCGCAACGAATTGGGCGCCAAAGTGGTCGGCGCTTTCGTGCCGGTCAGGCGTTTCGGCTGGGGCGTGGTGGTGCAGCAGCCGATCGAGACCGCTTATTTTGAGATGCGGCGGCTGGAAACGAACTCGCTCCTGTTCGTGATCGCCGGGATCCTGCTGACCGCCCTGACCGGGATATTCTTCGCCCGCTCGATCGAGCGGCCGATCATGGAGCTGATCCGGGGGACCGAAGCGGTGTCGCGCGGCGAGCTCGGCTACAAGATCGCCGTCGATTCCAACGACGAGATCGGCAAACTGGCGACCGCCTTTAACCAGATGACCCGCGACCTGCGCGACAGCCAGGAACGGCTGATCCTGTCGGAGAAGCTGGCCTCGCTCGGGACCATGGCGGCCGGCATGGCCCACGAGATCAAGAACCCGCTCGTTTCGCTGCGCACATTCACCCAGCTGCTGCAGCAAAAATGGGACGACAAGGAGTTCCGGGAAAAATTCTCCGCCATTATCCCCACCGAGATCGAGCGGATCAACCGGATCGCGGAGAGCCTGCTCAAGTTCGGCCGGCCGATGAAGCCGGAGCTCACCAAGGTGGACGTCAACTCGCTGCTGGAAGAGGTCCTGCTGCTGTTCGAGAGCGAGTGCAAGAAACACGACGTCAGCGTGACCAAAAAGCTGGCGGAGCTGCCCGAGATCTCCGGCGATGCCGGCCAGCTGTCGCAGGCGTTCGTTAACATCATCAAGAACGCGATCGAAGCGATGGACAAGGGCGGCGAACTGATCGTCAAGACCGATATCGGCGAAGTGATCAAGCTCGGCAAGATCCGGGGGCGCCAGGGAGTGCAGAAAGGGGACGAGATCGTTTGGGGTGAGGAAGAGGACTTGGGCAAGCCCATCCCGGTGGTCTTTATCGAGATCACCGATACCGGCGAAGGGATCTCGGAACAAAATTTAAAGAGTCTGTTCGACCCGTTCTTCACCACCAAGATGACCGGGACCGGGATGGGATTGCCGATCACGCTCCGGATCATCGAAGAACACAAGGGCTCGGTGAAGGTCAGAAGCCGGGGGGGCAAGGGGACGACGTTTATTATTACGCTGCCGCAGAAGCTCTAG
- a CDS encoding S-layer homology domain-containing protein encodes MKRLTLLLALCLCCCGPAAAELAEIGLNPLRLEVAARPLGMGGAFTGLADDVNSALYNPGGLAWVKGIALTIKDFDNLVALQAYPTGFGSSLGLAVVSQKLNDIPSGSGVASTNSNVVLLSYGTKLNFIPALYKNPAWQKVGVGLAIKGLLGETLRRTGVRDRSATGWDLDLGVLYKATEWWSVGFAAQNFLPAKALGGGVLYWDQGGEEGVPASFKLGGSARVIGDLNTPVFLEGRELTVAGELNYASGKPLVRLGGEWGLNKTWFFRTGVMQQLKVDSVVSGLNFGAGYRTESWGADLVICREPLRDEALFYCSVLYFPKDWIVLKKLDVDKPSLYLESALEKISLEDNIITYEDKIEVFGRVKPGVEVYVNDLRAATAEDNTFKVVVPLQFEKNLIIVEARYEGDKKSWKYKVLRKARIKVAEEKDVKRELERAKDEAEKAALRKKEAEIAARKQKVEELVTLGVIEVTAEAEFRLDASITRGELASWLAKSTGNRLPKVDKDVYPDVSKDNPLAPYIKAVTDWNLMKPFPDGYFRPGSPVSKEEGEKLFSILKKAQK; translated from the coding sequence ATGAAAAGGTTAACGCTGTTATTGGCGCTGTGCCTCTGCTGCTGCGGGCCGGCCGCGGCGGAACTGGCGGAGATCGGGCTCAACCCGCTCCGCCTGGAAGTGGCCGCGCGGCCGCTGGGGATGGGGGGGGCGTTCACCGGGCTTGCCGACGACGTTAACTCGGCGCTGTACAATCCCGGCGGTTTGGCCTGGGTCAAGGGGATCGCGCTGACCATCAAGGATTTTGACAACCTGGTCGCGCTGCAGGCTTATCCGACCGGCTTTGGCTCTTCCCTCGGCCTGGCGGTCGTCAGCCAAAAACTGAACGATATCCCCAGCGGCTCCGGAGTGGCCAGTACCAACAGCAACGTGGTCCTGCTTTCATACGGGACCAAACTGAACTTTATCCCCGCGTTATATAAAAACCCGGCTTGGCAAAAGGTCGGCGTCGGACTGGCGATCAAGGGCTTGTTAGGCGAAACCTTGCGCCGCACCGGCGTGCGCGACCGGTCGGCGACCGGCTGGGACCTGGACCTTGGCGTGCTGTACAAGGCGACCGAATGGTGGTCCGTCGGCTTTGCCGCCCAAAATTTCCTGCCGGCCAAAGCCCTGGGCGGCGGCGTTCTTTACTGGGACCAGGGGGGAGAAGAAGGGGTGCCGGCGTCGTTTAAGCTGGGCGGCTCGGCCAGGGTGATCGGCGATCTGAACACGCCGGTTTTCCTGGAAGGCCGCGAGCTGACCGTGGCCGGGGAACTGAACTATGCCAGCGGGAAGCCGCTGGTCCGCCTGGGCGGCGAATGGGGGCTGAACAAGACCTGGTTCTTCCGGACCGGCGTCATGCAGCAGTTGAAAGTGGACAGCGTCGTCTCCGGCCTGAATTTCGGCGCCGGTTACCGGACCGAAAGCTGGGGCGCCGACCTGGTGATCTGCCGCGAGCCGCTGCGCGACGAAGCGCTGTTCTACTGCTCCGTGCTCTACTTCCCGAAGGACTGGATCGTCCTGAAAAAGCTCGACGTGGACAAACCGTCGCTCTACCTGGAGTCGGCGCTGGAGAAGATCTCGCTCGAAGACAATATCATCACTTACGAAGACAAGATCGAAGTCTTCGGCCGGGTCAAACCGGGCGTGGAGGTCTACGTCAACGACCTGCGGGCCGCCACGGCGGAGGATAACACGTTCAAGGTCGTCGTCCCGCTGCAGTTCGAGAAGAATTTAATAATTGTCGAGGCGCGCTACGAAGGCGACAAGAAGAGCTGGAAATACAAGGTCCTGCGCAAAGCCCGGATCAAGGTCGCGGAAGAAAAGGACGTCAAGCGGGAGCTGGAGCGGGCCAAGGATGAGGCGGAAAAGGCCGCGCTCCGGAAAAAAGAGGCGGAGATCGCCGCGCGCAAACAGAAAGTCGAAGAGCTGGTCACGCTCGGCGTGATCGAGGTCACGGCCGAAGCGGAATTCCGGCTCGACGCCAGCATCACCCGGGGCGAACTGGCTTCCTGGTTGGCAAAATCGACCGGCAACCGCCTCCCTAAAGTTGATAAGGACGTTTATCCCGACGTCTCCAAGGACAATCCCCTGGCGCCGTACATCAAGGCGGTGACCGATTGGAACCTGATGAAGCCGTTCCCGGACGGTTATTTCCGGCCGGGATCGCCGGTGTCCAAGGAAGAGGGCGAGAAGCTGTTCTCGATCCTGAAAAAGGCCCAAAAGTGA
- a CDS encoding S-layer homology domain-containing protein: MRKLLRFLPVFLLVSTVAAEIRLFNPTDKFLTFNETLMAQGKADPGEPLLFNGVPFTAAEDGTFACGLVLRGGKNLVTVAGRKESKSVRVLRLVTYPDIEESYEGKKHWARGQIVYTSTLGYVEGYPDGNFYPANPATRGEFATWLAKVKKLTIPSLESDVFFDVPKEHWRAPFVKAVTDRGYMVPFSREIFGIDEPISRREAAEIAVKAEGLGIIARITPLFRDVPQEETGAAPIYTARERGLVIGVSPDLPVYDPERAITRAEAATLISRFYASQLGVRALSDFESGYGPDRLCRLNVAPQIAAFTIEPATVPAGKLSTIRLRAAIASRESFVPIARVKIDLTAVGGMPDAEMFDDATAGDETAGDLIYSLNISYEPTTTGDKALRVTAADRLGWEGKSEEYLTVTE; this comes from the coding sequence ATGAGAAAATTACTCCGGTTTCTCCCCGTTTTTCTCCTTGTGTCGACCGTCGCCGCGGAAATCAGGCTTTTTAACCCGACCGATAAATTCCTGACCTTTAACGAAACCTTGATGGCGCAGGGCAAAGCCGACCCGGGCGAGCCGCTTTTGTTCAACGGCGTGCCTTTTACCGCGGCCGAAGACGGGACTTTTGCCTGCGGGCTGGTCCTGCGCGGCGGGAAAAACCTGGTCACGGTTGCCGGGCGGAAGGAAAGCAAGTCGGTCCGCGTCCTCCGGCTGGTGACCTACCCCGACATTGAAGAGTCGTACGAGGGGAAAAAGCATTGGGCCCGGGGCCAGATCGTTTACACTTCCACCCTCGGTTACGTTGAAGGATACCCGGACGGCAATTTTTATCCGGCCAATCCGGCCACCCGCGGCGAATTTGCCACCTGGCTGGCAAAGGTCAAGAAACTGACGATCCCGTCGCTGGAAAGCGACGTTTTCTTTGACGTCCCCAAGGAGCACTGGCGGGCCCCGTTCGTGAAAGCGGTGACCGACCGTGGTTACATGGTCCCGTTCTCCCGGGAGATCTTCGGGATCGACGAGCCGATCTCCCGGCGGGAAGCCGCCGAGATCGCGGTCAAGGCCGAGGGGCTCGGCATCATCGCCAGGATCACTCCGTTGTTCCGCGACGTCCCGCAGGAGGAGACCGGGGCGGCGCCAATCTACACCGCCCGGGAACGCGGCCTGGTCATCGGCGTGTCGCCCGATCTGCCGGTCTACGACCCGGAACGGGCGATCACCCGCGCTGAAGCCGCCACGCTGATCTCCCGCTTTTACGCTTCCCAGCTCGGCGTCCGCGCCCTCTCCGATTTTGAGTCCGGCTACGGGCCCGACCGGCTCTGCCGCCTGAACGTGGCGCCGCAGATCGCCGCTTTCACGATCGAGCCGGCCACCGTGCCGGCCGGCAAGCTCTCGACCATCCGGCTGCGGGCGGCGATCGCTTCCCGGGAATCGTTCGTGCCGATCGCCCGGGTCAAGATCGACCTGACCGCGGTCGGCGGCATGCCGGACGCGGAAATGTTCGACGATGCCACGGCCGGCGACGAGACCGCCGGCGACCTGATCTACTCGCTGAACATTTCTTACGAACCGACAACGACCGGCGACAAGGCGCTGCGGGTAACCGCCGCCGACCGGCTCGGTTGGGAAGGCAAGAGCGAGGAATACTTGACGGTAACGGAATGA
- a CDS encoding AAA family ATPase has product MFLKSLTLRGFKTFADATEIEFGPEARITAVVGPNGCGKSNVMDATRWVLGEDNPRHLRVAALSDIIFAGTSKRKPLSMAEIALLFDNSSGKLPVPFSEVVIKRRTFREGESEFYINKNLCRLKDIKDLLLDTGLGEGTYSIITQGQVDAILSSKGEDRRAVFEEAAGINKYKTRKLNAEKKLIAAEQNLLRINDLKVEVGEHLITLEEQARRAQEYLKVQSEVKEIEIGLIKKLVGSLLEKKFKLEEELAQARQASAAKVAAEQQSEAELVALKEQLRALEVQIEEQTVQLDSEKDRLRDAELNRRFLEGELQREEGLLAGLTAKQAELQQKIEELKRRQAGGGETAAGDQPLGVSVRQLIGEAHRLMATLAGIAAFFGLESSFQVVGRKDLDATYNLQIELLAGEQQRTAAELERTRFGLQAHQSELSGAAAAESAGSAKSVLLDRIGELKSEREKINQRIAQLEEAIRQQEKEERAKGETTTALEIGLAKIEGEMLGLTEKLSSEYSLTLPELESLPYAVTNVGKARSDVEEGKRRLRALEPVNLLAIEEFEKTKERLSFIEAQLADLAAARENLKNLILELDQRAEDNFVKTMEQLSVVFSETFAKLFAGGEAKINLAPGVSVLEADIEISVRPSGRRWLPLTLLSGGERSLSAIAILFSLMKIRPSPFCFLDEVDAALDEANIGRFTEMLKDFSAATQIIVITHNKRTMAAADNIYGVTMEEPGVSKVISMKLTEAAV; this is encoded by the coding sequence ATGTTTTTAAAGTCATTGACCCTGCGCGGCTTCAAAACCTTCGCTGACGCGACAGAGATCGAATTCGGGCCCGAAGCCAGGATCACCGCGGTCGTCGGCCCGAACGGCTGCGGCAAGAGCAACGTCATGGACGCGACCCGCTGGGTCCTGGGCGAAGACAACCCCCGCCACCTGCGCGTCGCCGCCCTCTCCGACATCATCTTCGCCGGCACCTCCAAACGCAAGCCGCTCTCCATGGCGGAGATCGCCCTGCTGTTCGATAACAGCTCCGGCAAGCTCCCGGTCCCGTTCAGCGAAGTGGTCATCAAGCGGCGCACTTTCCGCGAAGGGGAAAGCGAATTTTACATCAACAAGAACCTCTGCCGGCTCAAGGATATCAAAGACCTGTTATTGGACACCGGCCTGGGCGAAGGGACCTACTCGATCATCACCCAGGGACAGGTGGACGCTATCCTCTCCAGCAAGGGGGAGGACCGGCGGGCGGTCTTCGAGGAAGCCGCCGGCATCAACAAGTACAAGACTCGTAAGCTGAACGCGGAAAAAAAGCTGATCGCCGCCGAACAGAACCTCCTCCGGATCAACGACCTCAAGGTCGAGGTCGGCGAACACCTGATCACCCTGGAGGAGCAAGCCCGCCGCGCCCAGGAATACCTGAAGGTCCAAAGTGAGGTCAAGGAGATCGAGATCGGGCTGATCAAGAAACTGGTCGGCTCCCTGCTCGAGAAAAAGTTCAAGCTCGAGGAAGAATTGGCCCAGGCCCGCCAGGCCTCGGCCGCCAAGGTCGCCGCCGAGCAGCAGTCCGAAGCCGAGCTGGTCGCGCTCAAGGAACAGCTCCGCGCCCTGGAAGTCCAGATCGAGGAACAGACCGTCCAGCTCGACTCGGAAAAAGACCGCCTGCGCGACGCCGAACTGAACCGCCGTTTCCTCGAGGGCGAACTGCAGAGGGAAGAAGGTTTGCTCGCCGGGCTGACCGCCAAACAGGCCGAGCTGCAGCAAAAGATCGAAGAGCTGAAGCGCCGGCAAGCGGGCGGCGGGGAAACGGCCGCCGGCGATCAGCCGCTGGGAGTCTCGGTCCGGCAATTGATCGGGGAAGCGCACCGCCTGATGGCAACGCTGGCGGGGATCGCCGCTTTCTTCGGCCTGGAAAGCTCGTTCCAGGTGGTCGGCCGTAAGGACCTCGACGCCACTTATAATTTACAGATCGAACTGTTGGCCGGAGAACAGCAGCGGACCGCCGCGGAACTGGAACGGACCCGGTTCGGCCTGCAGGCGCACCAGAGCGAATTGTCCGGTGCCGCCGCCGCCGAGAGCGCCGGTTCCGCCAAGTCGGTCCTGCTCGACCGGATCGGCGAGTTGAAGAGCGAAAGGGAAAAGATCAACCAGCGGATCGCCCAGCTGGAAGAAGCCATCCGTCAGCAGGAAAAAGAGGAGCGCGCCAAGGGCGAGACCACGACCGCGCTGGAGATCGGCCTGGCCAAGATCGAAGGGGAAATGCTCGGCTTAACAGAAAAGCTGTCCAGCGAGTACAGCTTGACCCTGCCCGAGCTGGAATCCCTCCCTTACGCCGTGACCAACGTCGGCAAGGCCCGGTCCGACGTCGAGGAGGGAAAGCGCCGCCTGCGGGCGCTGGAGCCGGTCAACCTGCTGGCGATCGAGGAGTTTGAAAAGACCAAAGAACGGCTCTCGTTCATCGAGGCCCAATTGGCCGACCTGGCCGCTGCCCGGGAGAATTTAAAAAATCTGATCCTCGAGCTCGACCAGCGCGCGGAAGATAATTTCGTCAAGACGATGGAGCAGCTCTCTGTCGTCTTCTCCGAAACTTTCGCCAAGCTGTTCGCCGGCGGCGAGGCCAAGATCAATCTGGCGCCCGGCGTGTCGGTGCTGGAGGCCGACATCGAGATCTCCGTCCGCCCTTCCGGCCGGCGCTGGCTGCCGCTGACCCTGCTCTCCGGCGGGGAGCGCTCCCTCTCGGCGATCGCCATCCTGTTCTCCCTGATGAAGATCCGCCCTTCGCCGTTCTGTTTTCTGGACGAGGTCGACGCCGCCCTGGACGAAGCGAACATCGGCCGTTTCACGGAGATGCTCAAGGATTTCTCCGCCGCTACCCAAATCATCGTTATCACGCACAACAAGCGGACGATGGCGGCGGCCGACAACATCTACGGAGTGACCATGGAGGAGCCGGGCGTCTCCAAGGTGATCTCCATGAAGCTGACCGAAGCCGCCGTCTGA
- the metK gene encoding methionine adenosyltransferase, producing MKKNYLFTSESVTEGHPDKLCDQISDSILDAIMKNDPHGRVAVEALVTNGLCIVAGEVTTGCYVEIPQIVREAIKNAGYTRAKYGFDYEMCGVMVAIQGQSKDIARGVDKALEIRGGEVVKEDLEGLGAGDQGLMFGFACDETKELMPLPITLAHKLAKRLAEVRRTDELSYLRPDGKSQVTIQYEDDKPVRIDTVLIAAQHAPEVDAKQMKAEIIERVILPTLPAELVDDKIKYFVNPTGRFVIGGPQGDTGVTGRKIIVDTYGGYARHGGGAFSGKDPTKVDRSGTYAARWVAKNIVAAGLAKKCEVQIAYAIGVARPLSIMVDTFGTGEIPDAKLGKLVAENFDLRPGMIIKQLQLRRPIYKQVAAYGHFGRPELDLPWEKTDKAAGLKKKAGQS from the coding sequence ATGAAGAAGAACTATCTTTTTACGTCCGAATCCGTCACGGAAGGCCACCCCGACAAGCTTTGCGACCAGATCTCCGACAGTATCCTGGACGCGATCATGAAAAACGATCCGCACGGCCGGGTCGCCGTGGAAGCGCTGGTCACCAACGGGCTTTGTATCGTCGCCGGCGAGGTAACGACCGGCTGCTACGTCGAGATCCCCCAGATCGTCCGCGAAGCGATCAAGAACGCCGGCTATACCCGCGCCAAGTACGGTTTTGACTACGAGATGTGCGGCGTGATGGTGGCGATCCAGGGCCAGTCGAAAGATATCGCCCGCGGCGTCGATAAAGCGCTGGAGATCAGGGGGGGCGAGGTCGTAAAGGAAGACTTAGAGGGACTGGGGGCTGGGGACCAGGGACTGATGTTCGGGTTCGCCTGCGACGAGACCAAAGAACTGATGCCGCTGCCGATCACCCTGGCCCACAAGCTTGCCAAGCGGTTAGCCGAAGTGCGCCGGACCGACGAGCTGTCATACCTCCGCCCGGACGGGAAATCGCAGGTCACTATCCAGTACGAAGACGATAAGCCGGTCCGGATCGACACGGTGCTGATCGCCGCCCAACATGCCCCGGAAGTCGACGCCAAGCAGATGAAGGCCGAGATCATCGAGCGGGTGATCCTGCCGACGCTGCCGGCGGAGCTGGTCGACGACAAGATCAAGTATTTTGTTAACCCGACCGGGCGGTTCGTGATCGGCGGGCCGCAGGGGGATACCGGAGTGACGGGGCGCAAGATCATCGTTGATACCTACGGCGGTTACGCCCGCCACGGGGGAGGGGCGTTTTCCGGCAAAGACCCGACCAAGGTCGACCGCTCCGGCACTTACGCGGCGCGCTGGGTAGCGAAGAACATCGTGGCGGCAGGCTTGGCGAAAAAATGCGAGGTCCAGATCGCTTACGCGATCGGCGTCGCCCGGCCGCTGTCGATCATGGTCGACACTTTCGGCACCGGCGAGATCCCGGACGCTAAGCTCGGCAAGCTGGTGGCCGAAAATTTTGACCTGCGGCCCGGCATGATCATCAAGCAACTGCAGCTGCGCCGGCCGATCTATAAACAGGTCGCGGCGTACGGCCACTTTGGGCGGCCGGAGCTTGATCTGCCGTGGGAAAAAACCGATAAAGCGGCGGGCTTGAAAAAGAAAGCCGGCCAGTCCTAG
- a CDS encoding DUF2723 domain-containing protein: MSKKTLAVLLVFCLTFAVYLLTLCPTVAPRDSGELITAAYTLGIPHSPGYPLYTMLGKLFAFIPLGSIAWRVNLFSAVCAAAAASLTFLLIAGLTKSLLAAAAAALLLAFSPIFWWQAVVAEVFQLNLLFAVATVSLIVWWSRTKELKRLLLFAFVYGLSFSHHHTTALLAPGFLYFIWANDRTIFWQWKKILSGIFAFALGLIPYAYLPIRSLANPYIDWGDPQNLTNFIQVVTRSQFGSMKLDPSVPNAAWSFSLALAQARTLLGWLLDSFVCLGVLVGLIGAAANYKADRKLFWFCLLLFACAGPLFILLSRYPLDDIYYYPYCASMLSRFMLPAMFVFAVWVGYGAAALLTWAKGYRAKLFVALLLLALPCLSFSLHYAKADKSHFYYVDDLARNVLLSVKPNGIIFGNSDSSLFSLWYLQGAEGLRPDVRIVSGTPHKWRAFQLLRRYPGLVAVEPSDRAIAARIDAYPDGIAFLADIISTNLDKAPIYVDINSAPEFRAFYPRFAPAGMIYEILPTADQAAKLRALEGSKPLWGKYQFRSPLGSADRDDYFQYEILNLYAEARNYSGVVFALNNRYQEARGEFQAALAVLPDHRNALTNLAKLKSLGY; the protein is encoded by the coding sequence ATGTCAAAAAAGACCTTAGCCGTCCTGTTGGTATTCTGCCTGACGTTCGCCGTTTATCTGCTGACGCTCTGCCCGACCGTCGCGCCGCGCGACAGCGGCGAGCTGATCACCGCCGCTTACACTCTCGGGATCCCGCATTCGCCCGGTTATCCGCTCTACACCATGCTCGGCAAGCTGTTCGCCTTTATCCCCCTCGGCTCCATCGCCTGGCGGGTCAATCTTTTTTCCGCCGTCTGCGCCGCCGCGGCCGCCAGCCTGACGTTCCTGCTGATCGCCGGCTTGACCAAAAGCCTGCTCGCCGCCGCGGCCGCCGCGCTCCTGCTCGCCTTCTCGCCGATCTTTTGGTGGCAGGCGGTCGTCGCCGAAGTTTTCCAGCTTAACTTGCTGTTTGCCGTCGCGACGGTCAGCCTGATCGTCTGGTGGTCGAGGACCAAAGAGCTCAAACGGCTGCTGCTGTTCGCCTTTGTCTACGGGCTGAGTTTCTCCCACCATCATACGACGGCGCTGCTGGCCCCCGGCTTTCTCTATTTCATCTGGGCGAACGACCGGACGATCTTTTGGCAATGGAAAAAGATCTTATCCGGCATCTTTGCCTTTGCCCTAGGACTCATCCCTTATGCCTACCTCCCGATCCGCTCCCTGGCGAATCCTTATATCGATTGGGGCGATCCGCAAAACCTGACGAACTTTATCCAGGTCGTGACCAGGTCGCAATTCGGGTCAATGAAGCTGGACCCGTCGGTGCCGAACGCCGCCTGGTCTTTCTCCTTGGCGCTCGCTCAAGCCCGAACGCTCCTCGGCTGGCTGCTCGACAGTTTTGTTTGCCTCGGCGTCCTGGTCGGGCTGATCGGCGCGGCGGCTAACTACAAGGCCGACCGCAAACTTTTCTGGTTCTGCCTGCTCCTCTTCGCCTGCGCCGGCCCGCTCTTTATCCTGCTGTCGCGTTATCCGCTTGACGACATTTATTATTATCCGTACTGCGCGTCGATGCTGAGCCGGTTCATGCTCCCGGCCATGTTCGTGTTCGCCGTCTGGGTCGGCTACGGCGCCGCCGCCCTGCTAACCTGGGCCAAGGGATATCGGGCTAAATTATTTGTCGCGCTCCTGCTCCTGGCGCTCCCCTGCCTTTCTTTCTCGCTCCATTACGCCAAAGCGGACAAAAGCCATTTTTATTATGTCGACGATCTGGCCAGGAACGTCCTGCTGTCGGTTAAGCCTAACGGGATCATCTTTGGCAATTCCGACAGCTCGCTTTTCAGCCTCTGGTATTTGCAGGGAGCCGAGGGTTTACGGCCGGACGTCCGGATCGTCAGCGGCACGCCGCACAAGTGGCGGGCGTTCCAGCTGCTGCGGCGCTATCCCGGGCTAGTCGCTGTCGAGCCGAGCGATCGGGCGATCGCCGCCCGGATCGACGCTTATCCCGACGGGATAGCGTTCCTGGCCGATATTATCAGCACTAACCTAGACAAAGCGCCGATCTACGTCGATATCAACAGCGCCCCGGAATTCCGGGCTTTTTACCCGCGCTTTGCCCCGGCCGGGATGATCTACGAGATCCTGCCGACGGCCGATCAGGCGGCAAAATTACGGGCGCTGGAAGGAAGCAAGCCGCTCTGGGGTAAATATCAGTTCCGTTCGCCGCTCGGCTCGGCCGATCGCGACGATTATTTTCAGTACGAGATCCTCAACCTTTACGCCGAAGCGCGTAATTATTCCGGCGTGGTTTTTGCTCTGAACAATCGCTATCAGGAAGCGAGGGGAGAGTTCCAGGCCGCTCTAGCCGTCCTGCCGGACCACCGGAACGCGCTTACCAACCTGGCCAAACTGAAAAGCCTCGGCTATTGA